In the Lepidochelys kempii isolate rLepKem1 chromosome 4, rLepKem1.hap2, whole genome shotgun sequence genome, ACTTGTGAATAGGGTTTCTGATGGAGCAAACTTAATACTGGTCCACAATTGTCCAGAGAGGTTATCAGTAAGCAATATATAAAAATCCACACCCACCATCAGAGCTGAGCATACCACTGCAGGCACTGGGAGGCTGATTGCAGGAGTTAGAGATGGGCCTTCTGTAAGGCATGACTTACAAAGCCCACTTCCTTGATTTCCTATATCCACCATTGAACCAAGTTATTTCCATAAGCATCCTTGTTATTTACAGATTAATTATAAACTATTACAAAATCTCAGTCAAGCACCAGTACTGACTCAAGAAGCAATACAAGTCAGAAAATTAGTATTCCCTGTCACAAATGGACAGTGCTTTTCTTTCAAAAGTTCTCCTTTCCTAATAGTTTTGTCCACAATGCCTCTTTGGCCAGGTCCTTCCTCCAACTTCACATCCACATGATTAGGAAAGTAGCAGCAGCGATTCCTCAAAGGGCACGTCTTGTAAATACCTTTCACAGCAGAGCCAGATCAGCCTTTTTTCACAGAAAGAGCTGTAACGAGGGTCTGAAATCCAGCAGCCTGGTTTGGAAGGGCTTATCAAAGAGATACTTTAAATGCAAGTCTGTAGGCAGTGGGAGAACAAATGGCAGAAACAGTTTCTGTGTGCAAAGTTCAGGAAATCAAACCCAGTGGCATGGGAATTCCTatttaattttggggggaaaactaCCATCCCTCTAAGTGCCCATTTTTCCACAGTGTGTTTGATCTTACAGTCAGTTCATTTTGCAGGCCGTGTCACCTTGGTCCACAGTAACCATAAGGACATTTGAGAATCAAGCTGTCATGGCTGGGTAAGACATGGGTGGAGTAGTATTCAACCAAACTTCCAATGTTCCAAAACATGGTTTCTGAGTCCAAGTAAAACTGTGAATCCTGTTGTAGGGATAGAAAATACACCTGTAATCAATGGCACCTATGAAGCCTTTCCAAACAGACCACTACTTTGCAAAGTATTATGTATGTGACCTAAGCTCTAACCCTAAGCTCATGTCACATAAATGATAAGCCCAAACCAAACCTGGGGATCCAAACACCCTATAATTTTACTGAAGATCATATTTGGGTCTGAACATTATAGACTTCCTATCTTCATAAATGGAAGGCCCAGATCAGAGTTCTCCGGCTCTAAATCCAGATCTGATTTTTGCAGCTCAGGCCTATCTGTACGTTTTTtgcagaggggggagggaggaagggggagagagggtgtTTGGAGGTAACGGGAAGCCTTAGGCTGATACTGTATGATGTAACTAGAGCAGGTGTAAATATACCATAGAGGCCCTTTTTATGTACAGCATTCATACCAACCTTTTCAAAGATTCTGTAGTTTCTCACTTTCTCAGCAGATTCATCCCATACAACTAATACcttgaaaaagaaaatgcaatattACATTCAGCATGCATAAAAAAGTCTTCCTAACAAATTTATGAAGAAAAAACTCAAAACTACCTTTTTTGAGGAATCAGTTACATTTCTTTCAAATAACTGAGCATTGAGCATTATGCAAGTTAGGATGTACAGCTACTGCTTCAGACCtacttccctttttaaaaaagggcatGTCTAAATTGCTAAATACATTACTGTAATTAAACTCCAATATCGTTAATTTGCAAATAACAATTAAATGGGAGTTACATTTAATTAACTTATAGCACAGGTTCCCCTATTGTGAGTTACCTTTCCAGGCTTGGTAGATGAATTCCTAATACAGTATAATCCATTTTGTGGATGTCCTCTTGAGCTGGTAGCTTTGAACATCCTAAAATAATATGGAAACTGTAAATATCACATTCAGAAAATACTAACAAACTTAACAGATTTTGGATAGAATGGATATGTCTACATCTCAAAATCCTTAATGTAAATCATCATTTCACGGATTGTAATGATTTAGCCTAAGAACTGACTAAAGGCTGGGAAGGCAGTTTCACAGACTGATGGTAATGGACACTTAATAGAACCTCATCATTTTAGGAAGACTCATTAGGGTCCTTAAGCAGCTAGTGTATAGGGAGGTAGTGATGTCTTAGTGGATTGCGCACGGGCTGGAAAAAAGAAACTCTAGGTCTCTAATCTCTACTCTCTCCCCAACTTGCTGTGTGGCTTTCAAAACATCACTGACTCTCGGCTTCACTTTCCCAATCTGTATTTCCCTACTAGGATGGATGGTGTGAAGATCTCAGTTGATTAATATTTGCACAATACTTtagactcaatttttttttaatggattctATGCTCATGAAACATGCTGACTGGTAGCACTGAAGCATGAAGGTCTCTTTCTCCACAGACCAGTGAATCAAGTTACATTCAAGTCAAATTGCCTATTGTTCCCCTTCTCCTAACCTATctatgtctctgtctctctttagATCATCAGCTTCTCCAGGCATCCTTGGATCATCTTCCTGAGTAATTCAAAACTCACTAGCATATATTGGATGGTACGAAACAAACAACAACAGAGCAGGCAGTAGCAATACAATTTTCTCATACTGCGctcccttcttctcccccttcccGCTCCCCAATTCTCCAGCTTTTACTTGGAGGGATCACCTTTAGAGCGCGAGAGGACAATTCAGTCGCACGCGTTCTAtcattggcctctctgctgaggacTGCCAACAAGCTTATGGTGGCAATTGTTGTTGAGGATACTTGTCCATTGGGAACTGAACTAAGACCATCAAATTCATTTCATATAGGTCATGAAATGGCCATCACATTATaatgacttttggtcactaccaGTCTGGGCTacatttgaaccagtgacctagagtTTAAAAGTTCTATATAACCCTAAGCCAGACTCCAGTCCAATTCATTGTCCCAGAAGGAATAAATCTTATGCATTACTACTTTATGGTGAATACTTTAACATGTAATTAGCTTTCCTAGAGGCCATTGGTTTTCAATTTAAAGGActtgtaattttttatttatatacaaaCTAATGGTAAATTATTTCATGCGTTCAATAGAAATCTCAGGTTGATTTACTAGTCTTAACTCTCACAATATGGCTTTCTAGACTGCAGGTCATTTTATTTGAGGATTTATAAGCAACTCCTCtttccaaaaaaaagaaaaaacgtTAAGTTTACCTTTCTACTTCAGTGGATTCATAGGTCTGGACAAATACCGAATTAGGCAGTTCAACCTGTTAAGACagcgtttaaaaaaaattaaaatgtgtaaagTAAGGTAaacagcaatattttaaaaagatgattGGAATAACTGAAACAGAGCAAAGTGTCTTTTGACATACTGCAGCTACCTAGGATTCTCTAAATTCAGGCCCAAATTTTATAGGTAACTTCTATGGTACAGCAAATATTTTGTAGAATTAAATTACACCCATGGTCTCCTGATTTTGTTACTATACTATTATTCCCTATTGTGTGCTCCTTCAAAAGCGCTAATACATTCTGGCGTATCTGACATTAGAATCAAAATCTGTTACCAGCGCTCTCATAAAGTTGGCCAATGCACTGGAGCAGTATTCTGAAGTGAAGTATTGTTACTAATTATACTAACTCCTTTCTAACTTACAGACCTGACTCAAGCCCAAATTTACAACCCCCTAAAACTTAGAAGTGTTCTCTTTAGGAATGTGCCATCTGATCTTACTTTTTCATAATCTTCATCTGAATCTTCACCAGACTTGTTTTGCTTTGAAGGTAATGCTGGTTTCTCAAATGAGAAGCTTCGGAAACTCTGCCCATCTGGTGGCGATCTCCTGGAAGAAAGAACAAAACTGAAGAACGTTTCTGCAGAAAAAACATTCAGAGACAATAAATGCAGAACCAGTTTGTTCTGTTTCCGTTagctccttattggtcatttaaCAGTTTTTATTATTCACTTCAAAACTGCTGAGCAATGCAATGGACATAGAGGCTTTCATCTGTAAGGACATTTTTGCAGATATACACCATGTCCCTTACTAAGGAATGTACTTACACTGAAGCATACATTTCCTTCTCTGTAAGAGCCTGCATGTGCTTTAAGAGCATAAAGCTATTTTTTCAATTCCTGTTGAAATCCTGATGTGAAGGCTTTTTACCAGCTACAGTCTAAGACTCTATTGTATCTTTTCAGCATAACCCGACACAGACAAGATACACTTTTGTTCTTATGTGCTTTACTTTAGGTTGTATAATACTTATTCCTGTATTTCCAAGAGCCACAGTTTGTTGCAGGGTTTTCAAATGCTGTGCAGTTAAGATTACAGACAAAATCAGTGACTATATAATGTCTCATAAGGAACATCAGACATATTCACACCCTGAAGACAGTAGGGGAATACCATAAAACTTCCAGACAGATTCCTTAGTGTAGCAATTTTTaaacatggaatcatagaaatttagggctggaaggaaccttgagaagtcatcaagtgtcgtcccctgtgctgaggcagacaaagtaaacctagaccattcctgacatgtttggccaacctgttcttaaaaccttccAAAGatgggggattccacaacctctcttggaaacctattccagagcttaactacctttatagttagaaagtttttcctagtctCTAATTAAAATGTCCCTTGCTGGAAATTAAGTCCATTACTTAcagtcctaccttcagtggacatggagaacaattgaacactgtcttctttataacagcccttacttaacatatctgaagacttattAGACCTcacccagtcttcttttctcaagactaaacatgcccaagttttggggttgtttttttttaaaacttttttataatttttgttgctctcctctggactctaatttatccacatcttttctaaagtatggtgcccagaactggacacggtgctccagctgaggctacatcagtgccaagtagagcaggatgtttacctcctgtgtcttacatacaatactcctgttaattCACCACAATATGATATTagcttttttgcaactgcatcacattgacgaCTTATATacaatttgtaatccactataacctccagatccttttcagtactACTACtactagccagttattcccattttgtagtcatgcatttgatttttccttcctaagtgaaatactttgcacttgtcttcattgaTTTCaccttgctgatttcagaccaattctccaacttgtcgaggtcattttgaattctaatcctgtcttccaaaatgcttgcaatccCTTCCAGgctggtgtcatctgcaaattttataagcatattctccactccattatccaagtcattaatgaaaatgacccaggactgatccctgtgcAACAGATACACCCACCCAAATTGACAGCGAACCACTGACAACtactttgagtacagtctttcaaccagacttgcacccaccttatcgtaatttcatctagatcaatGGTTTTCACCCTTTTTTCaattgcagacccctaaaaaaatttCAAACGGAGATTTAGAAATCTTAGTCTGTGAAGCCACAGGGGTCTGGGGAGCACAGGTTGAATACTACTAATCTTGACCATATTTCCCTGGTTTGCTTAAGAGAATGTCAGtgggggactgtgtcaaaagcctttctaaaaaatcaaaatatattatgtctactgctttccccacaCCACAAGGCCAGTAAGTGGCAcgatctgttcttgacaaatccatactggctATTCTTAATATACCTATTATCCTCTTATCCTCTTATCCTATTATccaattgattgtttaataatttgtttcagtatctttccaggtatcaaggTTAGAttgactagtctataattcccaggatcttctttgttcccctttttaacaataggtactatgtttgccctcctcttgtcctctgggacctcatccatcctccaggagttctcaaagaaaattgctaacagttccaagactgcttcagctagttccttaagtatcctaggatTAATTTCATAAGGCCCTGCTAAtatgaatacatctaacttatcaagataaagaatatttagatctttccctattttggcttgcatttctTCCCCCTTGTTCTTAATGTtgattgtgttgagtatctggtcaccattaacctttttagggAAGACTGAATCAAAATAGGCATTAACATCTCAGTCTTTTTCATGTCATCCTGGATCATGCTTACATGTATCATGACTTACAATCAACCACACTGCATCTGTTCTATATCTCCTTGAGAAGTATCATATCAAGTTGGCGTATTACAGTAAAACTAAGAATTGGTTTGTTTACTTTCACTGATGAACATTACAAAAATGTGCAGTAACTTCACTGCAAAgcttggggaagagggagaatgCTGACTTGGGCCTGATGAACTAAGTATCAGAGATATCATTTGGTAAATATGCTACAGAAAGTTTGATCTGTTTTCATACTTACTGTAACTGGGGAAGTAAAGATTTCTCTGATCTAGATTTGAATACAGGCACAGGCGGTTTAGGTAGCACTTGTGGCACGAACAGTCCAGGTTTGCCATGTTCTTTTGGTGCTCTGGTCTCCACTGGCACTTGTGGAACATACATCCCAGGTTTGCTGTGTTCTTTTGGCACTTTGGCCTCCACTGGCTTCTCCATTAATAGCTTGGGTTTGTTGCTTGGTAATGGAGGTGGGACCCGTGGAGAAAGGTTCATTTGTTTTAGCCCCTCACATCCTTCACTGCCCATTGAAATGCAGACTAGAGGTAGGCTCTCTGCTGATGGCGAGCAGCTCTCTTTGACACAGGAAAGATTTTTGAGATGAGGCATAGGGGGCACCGGTGGTGGTAGATCACTTACTCTACGGCTTGATGGCTGTATTTTTAGATTTGACTCCGCTCTGCAATGAAACTGGGATTCTCCCCTTGTATTTAAGGAATCCTCTGGTTTTATATCAGGTAAGCTTCTTTTAGGAGGTGGTGGAGGAACCATAGGCCCAGTGGACTGGCCTGCATAGGAGTGCACCCTTGTCTCTGCATAGGGAACTTTTCTGATGTGAGGAACTGGAGGTGGCGGGTAGGCTGGTGGGAGGATCATGTTATCTGTGTAAGAAAACCCCACAGAACATGaggaattaaatttaaaaattgaaaataagaTTCTACTCTCCTTTTGTTTGAAGTGAAGTTTCTATTTGATTTAGGATATTTTAGGGCACCTATCATCATGATATCTCAGTGCCAGATGGACACTTAACTTTGAAACACAGTTCTGGACTTTACTAAGGGCCAaaccctgcagtccttactctggCACAAGTcacattaacttcattgggtgtTTTGCCTATGTTAGGATGGAAGGAAGTCCAGAAGCATGTTGAAAAGAATCATCCATCCTTTTGACGGATCCATGGACTAGCAGCAAGACCTTCCAATATTCAGCTGGCTGACAATGGCTAGAAACACAGTCATTTAAAGGTACTCAGCACTTGTGCTAATGTTCTTGGCTTCCTCAACTGCCACTGGTTTCACTGAGAGTTTAGACATTGAGTACCTCTCAGGTTAAGGCTCCACTTATTCATTGCTTTACaattattcacaaaaagaaaaggcatacttgtggcaccttatagactaacaaatttatttgagcataagctttcgtgagctacagctcccttcatcagatccgatgaagtgagctgtagctcacgaaagcttatgctcaaataaattggttagtctctaaggtgccacaagtactccttttctttttgcgaatacagactaacacggctgctactctgaaacctttacaatTATTGTAACTACCCATGGCGCTTCACACATACTGAGTTAAAGCATCAGCCTACAGATGTTTTTATATTTCACATGAGTGTCACCTTTATCTGAGATCTTTAAAAGGTATCATGACTGGTGAATATTGTCTTACCATCTGGTCTCCCTAAATCCATAGAATCTGGCTGTAAGTAAGATTCCTCATCTTCTTCCTGGTCATAATCTGcagataaaattaaaatgtgtttaaaactgTAAAGTACTCATTGGGATCTGATCACAGGGAACATGCATATgctgatttttattaaaaaaaatagattttttttataattaatgAAAATCTGGTTCCATTACAAGGGAAAACACAAGACAGAAGATTAAGTAATTTTGGCTAGTTCCACTCAGGATAGAaccacaggcgccaactttcagCTTTCTCCACAGTTGCTGGGCTctaaaatagcagcatagacattTGGGCCTGGGACCCTGTGAATGGGGATAGTTCCAGAGtctggaatataaatataaactGGAGCTATAATATAAAGTATtatagcaattttacagccctgcagcccaggtcagctgacatgggccagctgcaggtgtttaactgcagtatagacataccataAGTGACATAAAGGCTTTTGAAACTCCATTCTCAGCAGAGTCCCCAAAGGCTCACCTTTCCCACgagtctgcagtgtagacatacccttacaagcctaagtcccattgaaaattGTACCCACTGTCTCTGTCATAGGCCTACTCAACCCAGCTGGTCTATAAGGCCCTAACAACAACTCATTCCTCTGGAGGAGGACTCCTCCAGATGCAAAAATATTCTAATACTACACGAATGGTTAATAGGTTAACTTTACAGTTTGTGCCGGAAGCAGGTGGTTTACAGAAAGTCATGCTAAAAGTCCACATAATTCACTGTATTGCTTCTTTTTAAGCTTTTAGAACATATTATATTTAAGTGATTATAGCTCTAAGCGGCTTCTGTAAAAGTAAAGGGCATTTAATCACTCTCATTGTCAGCTTTAATAAAGATCATTTGGCATTCCCATATAGGGCAGACAGACATGGCTGaatgttccaaaaaaaaaaaagtgtcttcaTCCATGCTTCAGTCAGATGTATGGGCGAGCAGAATGACTTTCTGACATTAAACTGATGGACAACTACTAAGAGCTCAATCTTTTACGGTGCTTAGCAACCCCTGTAAGGTTGCTTCTTCaattgccactgacttcactcgGGGGTTTAGGATGCTGAGCATCTCTCAGAATCTGATCCCAAGTGTCCCTTATTTTACAATTATTGTAACCTTTCATGTATTGTAATGTTATCATAGGCATTAACAATTTTCTATTGTAATACTAGGCCAAACATTCTTATAGTATTTCagctatttgaatttttttttaagcccatAAAAGTGCTGCAAACTCAGAGTGGTTTGACGAGGAAGGAGTGATCAAAAAGTCTAATTTATTGATGGAGTAAGGAGTAAAAGAGGGAAACATTCAAAATTAAAGTCTCACCTTCATTTTCTGTAGAATGAGAGTAGTTGATATTGATGGGGCGTTCTACTGAGCCATAGAAACTGTCTGCATCAGAACCAGAGTCactacacaaagaaaaggaaagggatTTTATAGTAAGAGGTGCACTGTTGCCTTAATGGGATTTAACAGTAGATATTCAGGTTAAGAGCACATTGGCAAGTGCTGGTCTTAGAATATTGAAAGCAGCAGAAAAACTGATCTAGTCTCATTTTTCAATTAACAGCCAAATAAATACTTCTAATTTTTAAGGACTTATAAAGTTGATATTTCAAGTGCTCTTTATAAAAGGTTTATATTTTATTGTACTTAACCTATGTAGTAAGAAAGTCAGACATAGTTAGGAATTACTGTACTTGCTACTGTTTAAtggtaataaaacaaacaaaaaaatcatgttttgtcATCAGGTGCAAAGAATGGGAAGCAACTTTATAAACATatgggcccagatttttaaaggttttttttttttttaggtgttACTGTGCTCAGCATCACAAGGccaactgatttaggagcccaactctcattttcaaaaatgatgtaggaccttaggagtctaaatctcCTCATTTAAACACTGACTGTAGCAATGCCTAATAAAAGCAAGGGCCTTACTCTTTACTAAGGAATTTTTGATAAAGTGCAAGAATCAAGAAAGTGATTCTAGAATTAGCAGGTGCATACCTTAAATCTGTTACAGTTTCCTTCTTGTCATGGTAGTAATCTATTTCATGCCTCAGTGAGACCATCCACTTCTAAAAGAAACAATTTCATGTAAACTTACTCTATTGCTTTTAGTAAAGAAATGTATAAAGTGTCTGCCCTCTGAAAGGCTGGAGGTGCTAGCAATTATGGATTGACTGCATAACAACATTTACTCACTCACAAGGGTATTGTAAGTtcctgtgctttgaacatataaggTATTAGAGCAGTCTAAAAATGTTACTTACCACTTACGGAACTTTTGCTCTACAGATCTCAAACTGCTACTTAGAAAGCCAGGTAATttaatattcccattttatatatgGAGAAAGGATTTAACAAAGTCATTTTCCATGTTTATAAAAACTTTTATACTGTTTATTTCTTGAACCAAAAGTCAGGATCTGAAGACATAACATGCTGTACCAATATCTGGATTAGTACAATAGTGAGAACTCAGGCTTTTCAAATGAGGccaaggagttaggtgcccaaatcacAGTAAGAGAATTAGGCACCCAATTTCTAAATTCCTATGAAAACATAttcattccctcccccacccccttggaaTATATTCTTGGGTCATGGGAAGTTATTCACCTTTCTTTCATCTTCAGAGGAGGCAGAAAAAAACCAGGTCCTGTGCTTCTTGCTAATATGAACTAATTTGAAAGGAAACACGTTGTTTGATGTTGTTTCCTCAGCTGCCCGCATAACCCTGAGAAACAGAAAAAGCAACAGTGTAAAAAGCctagtcaatgcagttatttctgTTGCGCAGGTAAATGTAGGGTCCTAATGTTCAGCTACAAAATGGCCCTTCAAATCAACTTTGTCAAAAGGCTAAAGAAAATCTAATACCCATAGTGCCATCTGCAGTATTTATCTCATGAAAATGGAGGATGCTAGccaaagagaaagggagagatcATTCACTACcgaaatcaccaaaaaggataccTGCTACATTTGTAACAAACTTGTTCATTAtagatttttaattttgttatgttATTGTACCCCAACTTCATATCATGAcaggaggtatttgtgtggttgTGCTCCTCATTTCAAGTGTCCTCACAAGGGAAATTCACGACACTACTTTTCCATTAACATAAAGGAGAACTAATATGAACTTTAGGCCTTATTTTGCCTTTCCACTCATTTTAGTGTAAGAGAGTCCTTTTAAAATAACTGATGCTTAATGACACGTGTCATTCAGCTCCTTTGAGGAGATAGGTTAGATATAGTTGTTTCTGTTTTCCCCTCCTCACCAGGTAAGACCTTACTCTCAGGTGCACAACTCAGACAGACCTCACATGGAAATTGCTTACAAATTCATAACATGGGAttttggggagagaaaaagaggtTTGGGGCTCTCAGTGCTAAGATTTTTGGTAGTCTGAAAAAATACTTGTATCCACAAAAGCCAAAGGGAACTAGGCTTATGACTATCATCACAGTTACTAGTTCATAGCTCTCATTAGGAAGTGGTTTTCAATGCTATTTTCAATGCTCTTTTCACCTCTTTTCAATGCTATTTTCCTTCTAAAGAACAGCTTTTCCTAGAGTCACTAACTCATTAGAAGACCCTGAACCAGCTGGATTTTGAA is a window encoding:
- the SH3BP2 gene encoding SH3 domain-binding protein 2 isoform X1; protein product: MLTFLPEADYKWLMASSVQRKSSFSATFSKKAVYQSDLVIRTMAAEEQHWPVPMKAIGAQNLLTMPGGVTKSGYLHKKGGTQLQILKWPLRFVIIHEGCIYYFKTSTSASPQGAFSLNGYNRVMRAAEETTSNNVFPFKLVHISKKHRTWFFSASSEDERKKWMVSLRHEIDYYHDKKETVTDLSDSGSDADSFYGSVERPININYSHSTENEDYDQEEDEESYLQPDSMDLGRPDDNMILPPAYPPPPVPHIRKVPYAETRVHSYAGQSTGPMVPPPPPKRSLPDIKPEDSLNTRGESQFHCRAESNLKIQPSSRRVSDLPPPVPPMPHLKNLSCVKESCSPSAESLPLVCISMGSEGCEGLKQMNLSPRVPPPLPSNKPKLLMEKPVEAKVPKEHSKPGMYVPQVPVETRAPKEHGKPGLFVPQVLPKPPVPVFKSRSEKSLLPQLQRSPPDGQSFRSFSFEKPALPSKQNKSGEDSDEDYEKVELPNSVFVQTYESTEVERMFKATSSRGHPQNGLYCIRNSSTKPGKVLVVWDESAEKVRNYRIFEKDSQFYLDSETMFWNIGSLVEYYSTHVLPSHDSLILKCPYGYCGPR
- the SH3BP2 gene encoding SH3 domain-binding protein 2 isoform X2, with the translated sequence MAAEEQHWPVPMKAIGAQNLLTMPGGVTKSGYLHKKGGTQLQILKWPLRFVIIHEGCIYYFKTSTSASPQGAFSLNGYNRVMRAAEETTSNNVFPFKLVHISKKHRTWFFSASSEDERKKWMVSLRHEIDYYHDKKETVTDLSDSGSDADSFYGSVERPININYSHSTENEDYDQEEDEESYLQPDSMDLGRPDDNMILPPAYPPPPVPHIRKVPYAETRVHSYAGQSTGPMVPPPPPKRSLPDIKPEDSLNTRGESQFHCRAESNLKIQPSSRRVSDLPPPVPPMPHLKNLSCVKESCSPSAESLPLVCISMGSEGCEGLKQMNLSPRVPPPLPSNKPKLLMEKPVEAKVPKEHSKPGMYVPQVPVETRAPKEHGKPGLFVPQVLPKPPVPVFKSRSEKSLLPQLQRSPPDGQSFRSFSFEKPALPSKQNKSGEDSDEDYEKVELPNSVFVQTYESTEVERMFKATSSRGHPQNGLYCIRNSSTKPGKVLVVWDESAEKVRNYRIFEKDSQFYLDSETMFWNIGSLVEYYSTHVLPSHDSLILKCPYGYCGPR